The region AAAACCTTTTACCAAAACAAGCTACAATTACTGCAACTAAACGTAGGGCCAGAGCAAAATCATATCTTTACCAAAAGAATTCCCATAAATCAACCACATTAAGCACCAAATCGAAAACATAGATCCACATTAAAAACCAAAGAAGACGAGCATTCTAGCTGGATTTTGAGGATGAGCGACATTAAAGAGCAAATCCATCACTTAAAAAGAGGTAGGGAAGAAATCTGACCGTTGCTTTTGTCTTGGAATAGAAAGATCCGATAAAATTGGGAGTGTCCTCCTCCTTGAAGCCGATACCCGAGCCGAGGGGATGCGCAGCGTCGTACTCGAAGATGCATCCGGTGGCGTAGTTGATGAGGACGAGGCCCTTCTCCCTGCAGACGTCGGCGAGCGTGAGCGTGCCGACGACATTGGTGCGGATGGTCTCGACCTTGTGGGACTCGCACCAGTCGACGTTGGGGCGGCCGGTGACGCCGGCGGCGTTGAAGACGTGGGTGGGGTTGACGGAGGCGATGTCGGCCTCGAGGTCGACCCGGTTCTGGAGGCGGCCCGAGCCGTAGACGTAGTCGATGTTCTGGGCCTCGCAGAGCTTGCCGAGGAGGCCGCCAATCCAGCCGGTGCGGCCGTAGATCAGGAACTTGAAGGGCTGAGCTGAGGTGCCGTTGGCGGTGGCGCCCATGGTGGAGATTTGGAATCGGGATTGGGGAAATGGAGGGATGTGGTGAGACTGTTCGATTTAATGTCTGAACGAATGAATGTGATCGTCGATTTTTATAAAGAGTGGTGCTAAATGGCTATAATGGTCCGTTATGGCcgtccataatattaaaaaattattaaaattttgtgaaattaatgtACCGTTGATGAAATTTAGAGCATGCACAaaggtggacggacggcgtccgtccgtccgtgccgctggtaaGAACGAGACCCGCTgctgctggcacggcgctgctgctgcatcgagcacgtccgtgccagcgagcaggcgacgtagCGAGCAGCGATTGAACAACGGCATAgtcgttgcctttgaattttttttatttattaaaaatttggtatttaattttaaaaatcgataaaaaaatatattttccaaatcccaaaaatatggccgtttttttgcccgtttttctgaatttttttgaatttactttattttatttttccccaaaatcatctataaatacacacattcatcatccatttatcacttcaaatcatctctcattcataattctcatacaaactatctacaccttcatctctcactcaaaacctcaaatggatttcacccatcttatggcggaagcggagcgcgaagaacaaaaatactacgaacaacatcgtgccgcttacgaagcatatgtcgcccgactgcatgcattgaaggtggaagaattgcccgactgcttggagggggcaacgcttaagcggtcacaaaggcggcggcccaacacttatccttgaggcggtcgccgactaccgcctatggatttgacatgcatatttcggcgttgccggattcaacaacgacttgaacgtgctctattcttcactactcttcaatgatgtgatgaatggtgtagcaccggcgatcgacttcaccatcaacggaaatacatatcacatgggttactatctcgccgatggtatctacccaaggtggccgACTTttgtgaagacgctcagcaacccgcacgacccgagacgggttctttttgcgcagcgtcaagagtccgcgcagaaagacgtcgaaagagccttcggggtccttcaagcccgattcaacattgtgaaggccccggctcggctgtggtacgtgaataatatcgccgacatcatgttcacgtgtttTATCtaacacaacatgattataacCAACGAAGGatcgagggcggctagcttctacgacgaggatgaagtcggaagctcaaccgcgaggtctctcCCACgctgaggtgtgcatacgacggtgggccagaggatcgagacaaggcacacaatgcgcgatacccgaacccacattgagctacaagaagacctaatcaaacacatgtgggcgaaattcggcaacgagtagtgatttttttaattttaggattttaattatgtaatttttaatttttaggattttaattatgtctttttaaatttatttgtaatttgtaatgttatttcagttttttaatgaattttcatattatggaaatgtttttgtttaattgaatttaaattgaattgtgctcgtccttgcggaagagcacagctgtgggtattgtgctcttgccagagagcagacagaaaaagtggggccggacccacaaccgtgctcgctggcaagagcacggttgtggatgctcttatgcatCTACATAGTACTATTTATGTAGAAAACTAATATACccttaaatattaaatactactccctccgtccccaaaattcgtcaccatttgacccgacacgggttttaataaatgtaatagaaagtgggttgaaaaagttggtggcatgtgtgtcctacttttatatattagttttataataaaatgtgagcgtgaatgagttagtggaatgtagggtccactaccgaaaatggtaaaaatgaaaaaaaatttagggacggacgaaaaaggaaataggtgatagattttcagggacggagggagtactttagtagaagtaaaataaattgtaaggacattatatttataaatattattaagtCACACAATATACTTGTACGACAAAATTGCAAGGAGTATTATTATGTTATAATTCAAATTCTCAATTTAAGTATATAATTCAAATTCTCTTTTTTCAATTTACACGTATGTCCGGGAACGTGGAGAGGAGCGACCTTCCCGGTTGCATCCACTTGAGCAAGTGTCCTCTCAATGGACTCATTTCTTCAGACTCAAAACTGTTGCCAGTTGAGTTGCCCCATCCATCTTCTTCGTCTCACGCATTCCAAACTCTCCGGATTCTCATACCACGCCTCCAAAGTGACATCCTGTATCCATATATCTGCATCCATCACCACCATCTTACCACTAAAACTTTTATTAGTCTTTCAAGTCAAGATTGATCTAGTGAGTTTAGACAAACATTACCACAAAATTGGGATTGTGATAGTCATCTTTGTGAACAGTTAGCAATGTGCTGAAGATTGGGTGCTCTGGAGTGTCATATCTTCCCTTGCATAGGTCAAGTCCTCCAACAAATGCTATGATTTTTCTTCTGTTGTTACCCGCGACCGCGTCTACGATCACACTCTTCTGGTGATGAGTGTAGATTGTTCCGGTTTCCTAATGACAAAACAACACATTATACCACTTTGATTTTGAATTAAACAAGTGTATAAAGCAACCTGCTTTTTAGCCCTGCTGCCTTTCCCAGCACTTCTGGGACACAACAGTACTTTAACGCACGAATTCTTGAAATAGCGTTTCGTTTCATCATCCCCGGTGTTCATAACCCCTTCCCGCAGTGATTATGTTGACACATTACATAGAAACAAGAAAACAACAGAGATGGTTGGTTGGtccttaggccatccgcaatgggcggacgatggcacgcccgatggcgtgcatcgtccgcccccactgtgggtgtgtggcataggccgcggacgatagtcgcggcctatgcttcgggcgcgacttaaaccgcggacgatggccatcgtccgcgccgtcgtccgctccattgcggacgtcgcggacgatggtcgcggacgatggccatcgtccgcgacatcgtccgccccattgtgaaggccgcgaACGATGGCACgccaacatgatagtcgagagtgaaggcggaagcatcaccgattggaatgacgacgaccgtgcatctagctctaccggcacatcgaccgagacacccgatagagggttaccgttaggtttcgatgaggttttatctaggcaggcctcaatgcgcaaccaacaggagcatgcgcagctcatgagcgacatgattgaagaagtgtgggctcgtaaccgccgtcgctgagtttgcgttttttattatttcgcattgtaatgtattaatttttattaaatgaatgaagtttttaaaattcgtattttaaatgtattttagtttttttttaattcgtatgtattttgtaaatattacaaaattgatgatgtggcgcgccatagggcgccccactgcaggtggagaaggaggaggataaaaatgctgacgtggcgcgccatagggatcgccttagggcgccccactgctgatggtctTACTGTTTTATATCCAAATATGGTTGTGGAAGTTGGATCATCCCAAACTAAGAGAAGTATTCTCACTCCTTGAGACTTGGCCTTCAGAAGCTCACCCAAGCTACCGTTGGTCACAAGAGGATCGTCCCTAACGAGGTGAACCATATGGTAAATAGACCATCCTGTGATGTAAACTAGCCAACGGGCTTGAGATATCGCGTCATATATGTCGCGCCAACAGTTACCATTTTTATAGACTGTGCCATCACTCAACACCACATCAGGAAGTGAACCTTTATGGACATGAGCATCTTGGTAGAGTGTGACAGTTCCTCCTGTTCTAAGAGGGAAATAGGTACCTGTCACACCTTCATGGTGAATCGGCAGATACTCCATTGGTATATACTGAATCCATAGGCTCAAGGAAGAACCCCGGTTGCACGGCTTCCCATTCGCACCAATGATGGGGTAAGCTCCAGTCATTCGAGCCCCAGTGATTAGTTGTTGTATAGGTATCCCAACAGCCCCTATGATCTCAGATCCCACAAAATCGTTGTCTTTAACGATGAACTGCACCTCTGTGCCGTAATGTGCTACTGGGACATTGAAATGCTGGTCCCAGACGGGATTTTCGTCATCTCTTAGCACAAAAGTCCTGCAGATTACAGCACCAGATATGGCAACTGTGACATAAGGGTCACTTGTTTGGATTTTTCCACAAAAAGTGCCTATCATGTCACCTATGCTACTGTTGACTAGATCCATGTTCGGGAGATTCTTGGCTCCCTTCACATGAATCTCCAGATTCCCATGAAGCAAGAACATGCTCAATGGAGTCATTGAGGTCTTGAATGGGACAATCTGCACTCCCTGACAATGGTATGAGCCATAGGTCAAGTGAGCCATGTTGGCCATTGCTCtctccccccctctctctctataCTGGCCTAAAAATACTAGAATGATTTTATGTCCCCAAAGGTACTAACTGAAGAGGGCCTTGTTAAAACAACCATAAAACTCACCAAGATTCAATCTTTAGAACATTTGGTTCAATAACTCACTTCCTACATCAATATTCAAACACCCCCTTATATAACTTATATAGTGATCAACATGCAGGGAGTTCAATGTCAAAATACCCAAAATAAACCTTCAAATGGATACTCAAAAAAATGTCAACTTTCTAAATAAAGTTATCGAGCATGAATCAAATCCAAATATATGTAACTCGAGAAATAGGGTGTTAGGTTATGCAGATAAAGGCTATGATTTCATAACCCCAAAGGCACTATTCAAAGAGGGCCTTCCTAAAACAACCATAAAACTCATCAAGATtcaaatatatatacacatatctATCTGCACattgtgataaaaaaaaacccACAATAATCATTCAAATGGATATTCAACTCTCTAAATGAACATATTGAGGATGATTCAAATACAAATATATGTGACTCAAGAAAATGTAATAGAATTAGATTCTTGATCGAGAAAGAAGGTGTTAGGTTATGGAGAAAAGTCTTTGTTATTTGGAAGGTTTGTGAAGTTATGATGGGGGGGCGTTGTAAGCGGAAATTATTCAATTAGTATTTCTGTGAATTTATTCGACATGAGTAGTAATTGTGTAATGcagtatatacatatatttactaaaatatAGAGTGCATGTTTACTATAAAAATCTTTACAAATGACAATAATAGCGTGATAGAgtaataatagtagtacaagAAGATTTCATATATTAAAAGATGTAAATGATACATGCATGCAGGGGACGGGGGACGTACACTTAGAGGGAGAGAGTCCAGTGGAATCAACAAAAAAGagtaaaaatgaagaaaaataaaatgtaaaaaaggTTAGTTGACGTATTACTGATAACtgacttttttaaaaaaaatggaaatgtgatatttttagttatCTTGATTACTATTCTTAATTATGATTGGCAGTATATATTTAGTTATCTTGTCACACAAGGCGCTGGGTGACAAGATTTTAGTAGATACGatttgttaaataaataaagaaaatgctgttaaatttattgatagagagaaaaagtaattaaaataataataaaagaaaaagtagttggATTAATGATGATTTATTTGTTCTCAAAATAGAAGTGTGACATCAAGTCAACTTTGCTTTTAAAAATATGATCATTTTTAGATTGTGTAGGAAAAAGGTGTCAAACATAAGTACATAACATACAGGACCAAATTTTTTTGGCCaaatatttaagaaaaaaaaagaacgtTAGTCTATAAAAATAATGACTTAATCAACAATTACTGCAATAATTCTCCATTTTCTCATCAAGTTCAAGCTTGTCACCACAATCTGTTTAATTTTATAAACGGCAAGAATTTGAAACAAACGAACAATCATATTTATTCAAGTCAtagaaaataaaacaacataTAATTCCTTCAAAATACACTCATCAAACCAGGTCCTTATTTTTATTCACATAACACCAAATGAAACTAATTATTGAGTGAGCAGAAAAATAGCAGAAAGCAAAATCCCACAACAAAGTGAGTAGTTGTCTATGCTATAAATGAGTGATTTTTATTTACAACAGAAGACTATAACGAGTTATCAGTGTTACAAACAAAGAGGTAAACCGAAAAGGGTTGCAACTAAACCAGAAACACCCACAGCATTCACATTATGATGCACTTCTCTTTTGATTTCGATTCCTGCTTTGAGGAGCTCGTGTACTTCCCACTATTCCGCGGAGCCTGCACAAGCATATCTGAATCAGATAATGCAACTACTGTAATGAAAAGATGCTGAAGCTACGCTGAAACCCTGAAAGTGCAAGCTCCATTGTATTTGGCACTCAATACATGTGCCCGTAGAAATGAATGCATGAGATTAACAACAGGGATATATGTCGTCTGTTGTGTTCGAGCTATAAGTAATAATGGATGTTCCTGGTATCAATTTCACATAATATTGCTCATGTAACAGAAGCAAAGCATTAATAGGGATGTCGCAGGATTAGTACGATTTGCtagattatttattattttaataatacggAAGATCTCAACTTTAACATACCTGGGGCTGGGGAGGACCGACAA is a window of Salvia splendens isolate huo1 chromosome 3, SspV2, whole genome shotgun sequence DNA encoding:
- the LOC121796354 gene encoding bifunctional dTDP-4-dehydrorhamnose 3,5-epimerase/dTDP-4-dehydrorhamnose reductase-like, whose translation is MGATANGTSAQPFKFLIYGRTGWIGGLLGKLCEAQNIDYVYGSGRLQNRVDLEADIASVNPTHVFNAAGVTGRPNVDWCESHKVETIRTNVVGTLTLADVCREKGLVLINYATGCIFEYDAAHPLGSGIGFKEEDTPNFIGSFYSKTKATVEDLLNNYENVCTLRVRMPISSDLSNPRNFITKITRYEKVVNIPNSMTILDELLPISIEMAKRNLTGIYNFTNPGVVSHNEILEMYREYIDPSFTYKNFTLEEQAKVIVAPRSNNELDASKLKKEFPELLSIKESLIQNVFKPNRKTPVA
- the LOC121797084 gene encoding phospholipase D gamma 1-like is translated as MAHLTYGSYHCQGVQIVPFKTSMTPLSMFLLHGNLEIHVKGAKNLPNMDLVNSSIGDMIGTFCGKIQTSDPYVTVAISGAVICRTFVLRDDENPVWDQHFNVPVAHYGTEVQFIVKDNDFVGSEIIGAVGIPIQQLITGARMTGAYPIIGANGKPCNRGSSLSLWIQYIPMEYLPIHHEGVTGTYFPLRTGGTVTLYQDAHVHKGSLPDVVLSDGTVYKNGNCWRDIYDAISQARWLVYITGWSIYHMVHLVRDDPLVTNGSLGELLKAKSQGVRILLLVWDDPTSTTIFGYKTEGVMNTGDDETKRYFKNSCVKVLLCPRSAGKGSRAKKQETGTIYTHHQKSVIVDAVAGNNRRKIIAFVGGLDLCKGRYDTPEHPIFSTLLTVHKDDYHNPNFVTNKSFSGKMVVMDADIWIQDVTLEAWYENPESLECVRRRRWMGQLNWQQF